From a single Rutidosis leptorrhynchoides isolate AG116_Rl617_1_P2 chromosome 5, CSIRO_AGI_Rlap_v1, whole genome shotgun sequence genomic region:
- the LOC139849314 gene encoding uncharacterized protein, whose amino-acid sequence MYHDIKEFYWWPNMKADVATYVSQCLTCAKVKVENQKPSGLLQQQEIPQWKWERITMGFITKLPRIVSGYDTIWIQERLKTAMSQQKSYADDRRKSLEFQVGDKVMLKVSPWKGVIRFGKRGKLSPRYVGPFKIIERIGPVAYRLKLPQELSGIHDAFHISNLKKCLSDDTLVIPLEEIRIDNKLHFIEEPAEIMDREVKRLKHSSIPIVKVRWNARRGPEFTCEREDHMRQKYPHLFTDITQTSSTT is encoded by the exons ATGTATCACGATATCAAggaattttattggtggcctaacatgaaagctgacgTTGCCACTTATGTGAGCCAATGTCTGACTTGTGCGAAAGTCAAAGTGGAGAATCAAAAACCGTCAGGGTTGTTACAACAACAGGAAATcccacagtggaaatgggaaagaataaccatgggtTTTATAACGAAGCTACCAAGAATCGTGAGTggttacgacactatttgg ATTCAAGAGAGATTGAAGACTGCCATGAGccaacaaaagagctatgctgatgatCGAAGAAAATCCTTAGAATTTCAGGTAGGAGATAAAGTCATGCTTAAAGTGTCTccctggaagggtgtgattcgatttgggaaacgaggaaaACTAAGCCcgagatatgttggacctttcaagataaTTGAAAGGATTGGTCCTGTGGCGTATCGTTTGAAACTACCTCAAGAATTGAGTGGTATCCATGATGCTTTTCATatctcaaacttaaagaagtgtttgtccgatgacactctcgttattccattGGAAGAGATTCGTATAGACAATAAACTTCATTTTATCGAGGAACCAGCtgagatcatggatcgtgaagttaagcgCTTAAAGCATAGTAGTattccgattgtcaaagttcgttggaatgctcgtagaggaccggaGTTTACTTGTGAACGGGAGGACCACATGaggcagaagtatccacatcttttCACCGATATCACACAAACATCAAGTACCAcctaa